One genomic region from Haloprofundus salinisoli encodes:
- a CDS encoding redox-regulated ATPase YchF, with translation MLTIALAGKPNAGKSTFYTAATMADVDVANYPFTTIDANRGVTYARTECPCLERDERCGNCEDGKRYVAVELLDVAGLVPGAHEGKGLGNQFLDELTNADVIVNVVDASGGTNEEGEPVEVGTYDPLDEVDFIEEEMDQWLAGIIDRNWESIERKSRSPDFDIDDALAELLTGFGASEYEVAASLRELDYPSDPMQWTDDHREALARDVRARTKPIVLVANKVDIAPEENVRRLRETEKLVIPATADGELALRRAAEADVVDYDPGDEDFEVVGDVSDAQRKGLEQIRDVMDEYGGTGVQQAINAAVYDLLDHLTAYPVQNESKWTDGQGNVLPDAFLVPRGSTPLDLAYAVHSDIGDGYLHAVDAKSKRRISDSYELEEGDVIKIVSTAK, from the coding sequence ATGCTCACCATCGCGCTCGCGGGCAAGCCGAACGCGGGCAAGTCGACGTTCTACACCGCGGCCACGATGGCTGACGTGGACGTGGCGAACTACCCGTTCACCACCATCGACGCCAACCGCGGCGTCACGTACGCGCGGACGGAGTGCCCCTGTCTCGAACGCGACGAGCGCTGCGGCAACTGCGAGGACGGCAAGCGCTACGTCGCCGTCGAACTGCTCGACGTCGCCGGACTCGTTCCCGGCGCGCACGAGGGGAAAGGACTCGGCAACCAGTTCCTCGACGAACTGACCAACGCCGACGTCATCGTCAACGTCGTCGACGCCTCCGGCGGCACCAACGAGGAGGGCGAACCCGTCGAAGTCGGCACCTACGACCCGCTCGACGAAGTCGACTTCATCGAGGAGGAGATGGACCAGTGGCTCGCGGGCATCATCGACCGCAACTGGGAGTCCATCGAACGCAAATCCCGGTCACCGGACTTCGACATCGACGACGCCCTCGCGGAGTTGCTCACCGGGTTCGGCGCGTCGGAGTACGAGGTGGCCGCCAGCCTCCGCGAACTCGACTACCCCTCGGACCCGATGCAGTGGACCGACGACCACCGCGAGGCGCTGGCGCGCGACGTGCGCGCGCGAACCAAACCCATCGTCCTTGTCGCCAACAAGGTCGACATCGCCCCCGAGGAGAACGTTCGGCGACTCCGCGAGACCGAGAAACTCGTCATCCCCGCTACGGCGGACGGCGAACTCGCGCTGCGCCGCGCGGCGGAGGCGGATGTCGTCGACTACGACCCCGGCGACGAGGACTTCGAGGTCGTCGGCGACGTCAGCGACGCCCAGCGGAAGGGGCTCGAACAGATTCGCGACGTGATGGACGAGTACGGCGGCACCGGCGTCCAGCAGGCGATAAACGCAGCGGTATACGACCTGCTCGACCACCTCACGGCGTACCCGGTCCAGAACGAGTCGAAGTGGACCGACGGACAGGGAAACGTCTTGCCCGACGCGTTTCTGGTACCCAGGGGGTCGACGCCGCTGGACCTCGCGTACGCGGTCCACTCCGACATCGGCGACGGGTATCTCCACGCCGTCGACGCGAAATCGAAGCGACGCATCTCGGATTCCTACGAACTGGAGGAGGGCGACGTCATCAAAATCGTGAGTACGGCGAAGTAG
- a CDS encoding PadR family transcriptional regulator translates to MNDLTGFQRDLLFVCAGHDHPSGQDIKVHIEEYLGDEVNNGRLYPNLDILVEAELVEKGTLDQRTNYYELTEKGRRAIRQRWAWERRQHSRASDARNDTTVGSSAD, encoded by the coding sequence GTGAACGACCTAACTGGCTTCCAACGAGACCTGCTGTTCGTCTGTGCGGGACACGACCACCCTTCGGGACAGGACATCAAAGTCCACATCGAGGAGTACCTCGGCGACGAGGTCAACAACGGTCGTCTCTACCCGAACCTCGACATCCTCGTCGAAGCGGAACTCGTCGAGAAAGGCACCCTCGACCAGCGGACGAACTACTACGAGCTGACGGAGAAAGGCCGTCGCGCCATCCGCCAACGCTGGGCGTGGGAGCGACGCCAGCACAGTCGCGCGTCGGACGCGAGAAACGACACGACGGTCGGCAGCAGCGCCGACTGA
- a CDS encoding UbiA family prenyltransferase has protein sequence MGVARHGTGPVAALRAFGSQVHPVFMLPPVAASWFGSVLAGSFSPAVGGVHALAVFFAVYTAHVKDGYVDFHVRGEDDDHPLSVGGCRLALTGATVGFVACLAALWSLVGPVAAAVTLPCWVVGYLHAPQLDMRAVTTTLGYPTGIALAILGGYYVQTESFAATPLAFSLVFLVILTGVKIIDDSKDYAYDRSIDKRTVAVVFGRRDARRLAYTFLVAGLSLVVGFALVGVFPTGTVLAAAALGVVVAVSARTTDPSLATMLLVRGSYVFLALLVVAVWYRPLA, from the coding sequence ATGGGAGTCGCACGACACGGAACCGGACCGGTGGCGGCGCTTCGCGCGTTCGGGTCACAGGTACACCCGGTGTTCATGTTACCGCCGGTCGCCGCGTCGTGGTTCGGCAGCGTTCTCGCCGGGTCGTTCTCGCCCGCGGTCGGGGGGGTCCACGCGCTCGCGGTGTTCTTCGCCGTCTACACCGCCCACGTCAAGGACGGTTACGTCGACTTCCACGTCCGCGGCGAGGACGACGACCACCCGCTGTCGGTCGGCGGCTGTCGCCTCGCGCTCACCGGTGCGACGGTCGGATTCGTCGCCTGTCTCGCCGCGCTCTGGTCGCTCGTCGGCCCCGTCGCCGCCGCGGTGACGCTCCCGTGTTGGGTCGTCGGCTATCTCCACGCGCCGCAGTTGGACATGCGCGCGGTGACGACGACGCTTGGCTATCCGACGGGCATCGCGCTGGCTATCCTGGGCGGATACTACGTCCAGACGGAGTCGTTCGCGGCGACGCCGCTGGCGTTCTCGCTCGTGTTTCTCGTGATTCTCACGGGGGTGAAGATTATCGACGACTCGAAGGATTACGCGTACGACCGCTCCATCGACAAGCGAACCGTCGCGGTGGTGTTCGGCCGACGCGACGCGCGGCGACTCGCATACACCTTCCTCGTCGCGGGACTGAGTCTCGTCGTCGGGTTCGCGCTGGTCGGCGTGTTTCCGACCGGAACCGTTCTCGCGGCCGCGGCGTTGGGCGTCGTCGTCGCCGTCTCCGCGCGGACGACGGACCCGTCGCTGGCGACGATGCTTCTGGTCCGTGGGTCGTACGTCTTCTTGGCGCTTCTCGTCGTAGCGGTCTGGTATCGACCGCTCGCGTGA
- a CDS encoding pyridoxal phosphate-dependent aminotransferase, whose amino-acid sequence MTEFSERVERISISGIRKVFEAAGDDAINLGIGQPDFPTPEHARAAAVDAIESGKADGYTSNKGVLSLREAIAAKHESDQGVSLSPEQVIATSGGSEALHIAMEAHVDDGQEVLIPDPGFVSYDALTKLAGGEPVPVPLREDLTLSPAAVEDAITENTAAFVVNSPGNPTGAVSPEEDIREFARIADEHDVLCISDEVYEYTVFDGEFHSPIEYAETDNVVVVNSASKLFSMTGWRLGWVYGSERRVERMLRVHQYVQACASAPAQYAAEAALSGPRDIVDEMTASFRERRDLVVDGLTDAGLEVPTPGGAFYAMPKVPEGWVDEVLSRGVIVVPGDAFGEHGAGYARLSYATGTEELKEAVEIMTDAARAVR is encoded by the coding sequence ATGACGGAGTTCTCCGAGCGAGTCGAGCGAATCTCTATCAGCGGCATCCGGAAGGTGTTCGAGGCGGCGGGCGACGACGCCATCAACCTCGGCATCGGCCAACCGGACTTCCCGACGCCCGAGCACGCGCGGGCGGCGGCCGTCGACGCCATCGAATCGGGGAAGGCGGACGGCTACACCTCGAACAAGGGCGTGTTGTCGCTCCGGGAGGCCATCGCCGCCAAGCACGAAAGCGACCAGGGCGTGAGCCTCTCGCCCGAGCAGGTCATCGCAACGTCCGGCGGGAGCGAGGCGCTGCACATCGCGATGGAAGCGCACGTCGACGACGGCCAAGAGGTCCTCATCCCCGACCCGGGTTTCGTCTCCTACGACGCGCTGACGAAACTCGCCGGCGGCGAGCCCGTCCCCGTCCCGCTCCGCGAGGACCTGACGCTCTCGCCGGCGGCGGTCGAAGACGCCATCACCGAGAACACGGCGGCGTTCGTCGTCAACAGCCCCGGCAACCCGACGGGTGCAGTCTCGCCGGAGGAAGATATTCGAGAGTTCGCCCGCATCGCCGACGAACACGACGTGCTCTGCATCTCCGACGAGGTGTACGAGTACACCGTCTTCGACGGCGAGTTCCACTCGCCGATCGAGTACGCCGAGACGGACAACGTCGTCGTCGTCAACTCCGCCTCCAAACTGTTCTCGATGACGGGGTGGCGACTCGGCTGGGTGTACGGCTCCGAGCGCCGCGTCGAACGGATGCTCCGCGTCCACCAGTACGTTCAGGCCTGCGCGAGCGCTCCGGCGCAGTACGCCGCCGAGGCGGCGCTGTCGGGCCCACGCGACATCGTCGACGAGATGACAGCCTCGTTCCGCGAGCGTCGTGACCTCGTCGTCGACGGCCTCACCGACGCCGGTCTGGAGGTGCCGACGCCCGGCGGCGCGTTCTACGCGATGCCGAAAGTGCCGGAGGGGTGGGTCGACGAGGTGCTCTCGCGGGGTGTCATCGTCGTCCCCGGCGACGCCTTCGGCGAGCATGGCGCGGGTTACGCGCGCCTCTCGTACGCGACGGGAACCGAGGAACTGAAAGAAGCCGTCGAAATCATGACCGACGCCGCCCGCGCCGTCCGCTGA
- a CDS encoding right-handed parallel beta-helix repeat-containing protein, translating to MSAIVMLLVLSTFGGFIGVVAGQTATPLDECTVISEPGRYVLTEDIRDATIDGEACIVIESGGVVFDGSGYAVDGRSDMRDGNAGISVVGDFEPTSDITIRDVVVSDWGTGIETNFDTEVTLENVVVENNLVGIFALSSDVTVRESIVRDNDFIGISGSSGTFVVESTDVVDNNFGVELFETAGSVVTNSRIAGNDRFGLSVSVGSEIEVSDNVIENNEFGVLILSIYGGLIVENNVIANNDRHGVLLSGDVDFGDSTENAIRDNHVVDNGVNGIFISSHTADNVVEHNVVSGNGNDGISVQAEFEDFGSAERTVVRSNLVERNGDDGISLGEGALDTEISENTVRNNGGDGVFVRGAEGTTLDGNELVGNGVNGINVVAAPGTTIVENVVDANRNDGIGLTDLAGGAVVERNTVTNNRDDGIGVGESDGNQFVDNVVTGNGDDGFFLRGSGGNDLFGNVVRDNGDDGIYLLRTDEGTIVDNEVVGNGDEGIELDNSDGNRVEDNVVRDNGGREILVRNGSNGNVVRNN from the coding sequence GTGTCCGCGATCGTGATGCTACTCGTCCTCTCGACGTTCGGCGGCTTCATCGGCGTCGTCGCCGGGCAGACGGCGACGCCGCTCGACGAGTGTACCGTGATTTCGGAACCGGGACGGTATGTTTTGACGGAGGACATTAGGGATGCGACCATCGACGGGGAGGCGTGTATCGTCATCGAATCCGGTGGTGTCGTCTTCGATGGAAGCGGTTACGCCGTCGATGGTCGAAGCGATATGCGTGACGGAAACGCTGGCATCAGCGTCGTAGGAGACTTCGAACCCACCAGCGATATCACCATCCGTGACGTCGTCGTCTCCGATTGGGGCACGGGAATCGAGACGAACTTCGATACTGAGGTAACCCTCGAGAACGTCGTCGTAGAGAACAATCTGGTCGGAATCTTCGCATTAAGTAGCGACGTAACCGTCCGGGAGAGCATCGTTCGTGACAACGACTTCATCGGCATTTCCGGGTCGTCCGGGACGTTCGTCGTAGAATCGACAGACGTTGTGGACAACAACTTCGGAGTCGAACTTTTCGAGACGGCCGGTTCGGTCGTCACCAACAGTAGAATCGCCGGGAACGACCGATTTGGTCTCTCGGTGAGCGTCGGGTCGGAGATCGAGGTCTCGGACAACGTCATTGAGAACAACGAATTCGGCGTTCTCATCTTGTCGATTTACGGAGGGTTGATCGTTGAAAACAACGTTATCGCGAACAACGACCGACACGGCGTACTCCTCAGCGGTGACGTGGACTTTGGGGACTCGACCGAGAACGCGATCCGCGACAATCACGTCGTCGACAACGGCGTCAACGGGATTTTCATCTCGTCGCACACCGCCGACAACGTCGTCGAGCACAACGTCGTCAGCGGAAACGGCAACGACGGAATCAGCGTTCAGGCTGAATTCGAGGATTTCGGCTCCGCGGAACGAACTGTCGTGCGCTCGAATCTCGTCGAGCGGAACGGTGACGACGGTATCAGCCTCGGTGAGGGCGCTCTCGACACCGAAATCTCGGAGAACACTGTCCGCAACAACGGCGGTGACGGCGTCTTCGTCCGCGGTGCCGAGGGAACGACCCTCGACGGCAACGAACTCGTCGGCAACGGCGTAAACGGCATCAACGTTGTCGCCGCCCCCGGCACGACCATTGTCGAGAACGTCGTCGACGCGAACCGCAACGACGGTATCGGGCTGACCGACCTCGCCGGCGGAGCGGTCGTCGAACGTAACACGGTCACGAACAACCGCGACGACGGTATCGGAGTAGGCGAGAGCGACGGGAACCAGTTCGTCGACAACGTCGTCACCGGCAACGGCGACGACGGGTTCTTCCTGCGCGGGTCCGGCGGGAACGACCTCTTCGGGAACGTCGTCCGCGACAACGGCGACGACGGCATCTACCTCCTCCGCACGGACGAGGGTACCATCGTCGACAACGAAGTCGTGGGTAACGGCGACGAAGGTATCGAACTCGACAACTCCGACGGCAACCGCGTCGAGGACAACGTCGTCCGCGACAACGGCGGCCGCGAGATACTCGTCCGCAACGGTTCCAACGGGAACGTCGTCCGCAACAACTGA